The following are encoded together in the Halopiger aswanensis genome:
- a CDS encoding DUF6360 family protein, whose translation MSNRLISVTGYTTLDYVDAVAKGETFEWESVAVVNATTDREAPDRVRLQVELDNATEEHLPKHTAELELTSGQARTLAADLETYAEQVEDGDTDAEETGRGS comes from the coding sequence ATGTCCAACCGGCTGATCTCCGTAACGGGATATACGACACTGGATTACGTCGACGCGGTCGCTAAGGGGGAAACGTTCGAGTGGGAGTCAGTCGCGGTCGTGAACGCGACGACCGACCGCGAGGCGCCTGACCGGGTTCGGCTGCAGGTCGAACTCGACAACGCGACGGAGGAACACCTGCCCAAGCACACGGCGGAACTCGAGTTAACGTCCGGTCAGGCCCGGACGTTGGCGGCGGATCTCGAGACGTACGCAGAGCAGGTCGAGGATGGGGACACTGATGCCGAAGAGACGGGGCGGGGGTCGTAG